A genomic region of Metopolophium dirhodum isolate CAU chromosome 1, ASM1992520v1, whole genome shotgun sequence contains the following coding sequences:
- the LOC132934123 gene encoding uncharacterized protein LOC132934123 codes for MSQQYSSSTHIYTDASKNSNGVGFATIIGHENHKFSLPPSTNIYTAETYAIFEALKIASSSSSDSFTIIGDSLSALISISNPYSKNELVQHIQKLISISNKTFSFMWVPSHVGISGNERADKSANEATLPHNALKINLTTSSELLDIINTKISDTWQTKWTSVPLSNKLRNIKPSIKKWNFSCNLKRRDKVIITRARIGHTHLTHSFLITKEPAPQCDACNVDLSIDHIVTRCPKYAVARKIFKNSSSLRLALSEENTEAIYKFFLLYTFKQ; via the coding sequence ATGTCCCAACAATACTCCAGCAGCACACACATATACACTGATGCATCCAAAAATTCTAATGGAGTGGGCTTTGCAACAATCATAGGTCATGAAAATCATAAATTCTCACTCCCTCCTAGCACTAATATCTACACAGCAGAAACTTACGCCATCTTTGAAGCACTGAAAATCGCCTCCTCCTCAAGTTCGGATTCTTTCACCATCATAGGTGACTCTCTGAGTGCTTTAATATCTATCTCGAATCCATACTCCAAGAATGAACTTGTACAACACATCCAAAAACTGATATCTATCTCTAACAAAACTTTCTCTTTCATGTGGGTCCCCTCTCACGTCGGCATTTCTGGCAATGAAAGAGCAGATAAATCCGCAAATGAAGCCACACTTCCTcataatgccttaaaaataaacCTAACTACATCCTCAGAGTTGCTCGACATTATTAACACCAAAATCTCTGACACATGGCAAACAAAATGGACCAGCGTCCCTCTTTCAAATAAACTGAGAAATATCAAGCCCTCTATAAAAAAATGGAACTTCTCCTGTAACCTCAAAAGAAGGGATAAGGTCATTATAACCCGTGCCAGAATAGGCCACACTCATCTCACCCACTCATTCCTCATCACCAAGGAACCTGCTCCACAATGTGACGCATGCAACGTGGACCTGTCGATCGACCACATTGTCACTAGATGTCCAAAATACGCCGTAGCtcggaaaatattcaaaaattcatCTTCTCTCCGACTTGCCCTCAGCGAAGAAAACACAGAAgctatatacaaattttttttattatacacatttaaacaataa